Part of the Vigna angularis cultivar LongXiaoDou No.4 chromosome 1, ASM1680809v1, whole genome shotgun sequence genome, TTATTTGTTCGTCTAATCCATTAGTACATCCATAccatatatagttttatatccTGCATCAAAGAAACAACaaacatgtataaaataaaatttgtttattttatatattcaaatactcattataaatttcaatcatAGCATAGTAtaagtaatatatttaaaatacaatatatattacaaattttagctgtataaaatatatatattacctgTATTggaaaataatgatttttagtttttatctgTACTTgacaaaataagaattttattttttttatgtacagataaaattaaacaatactAGTTATGATTTGCGTATATGGAGTCCTATGAGGAAAACGCGGTTTCAAACGTGAAAGCACACGTAGTCGGCAAGATCGTGTTAGATTGAGTTGGACGAAATTTAGGCCCAATTTGGAATTTTGAAGTCCGGGGAATGGGCCTTTGAATTGGCGACCCGAGATACagtatagatagatagatacataccttatatgattttaaataCGGAATGACTGGGAAAATAACTAAACTATCAAAATCCGTGGCATCTCATCGCATAGGGCAAGGGTTGGCATCGTTCCTTTCCGATGAGTTGTATGGATTTGTGATTCGTTGAGATTTGACGGCACTTGCATTATCAAAATCTTTGTGTTTAGCGGCCATTGCCTCTGTTCGTGGCTTCAGGTATCTTTCGTTTACTCTTCCCTTCACTCTTGATTGACGTTCTAAACTATCACCACGACTTAATTAAGCACTCCTGCTTCTATTTCTGGTTTTATTTTCTCACTGTCAAGCCCAATTTGCCTAACCCTAAatctaatcattttttttttcaattttcgcACTTCCAATAGCATCAATCTTTCGTTTCTCACTCTCCGAACCTTCCGATCGGAGATTCGTTCTGCTTGTTACCTGAGAAGCAAATCTATTCCCATTGATTCCGTATTTCATATGCTTCACTCTGAATCCGTTTTCATCTCTAGTACGGAATACGACGTTAAATTAGGAGTGTTATTTACTCCAACGTAGTTATCTATCTTTCGGTTCCGTTTCAATTTAATCAATTGcattggtatttttttttcttccttggGATTTACTGCACAATTTATTGTCAACCTAGCACGCCTTAGTTCTGTAAACTGGGAAACTGAATTTCTCTTCAGATTCAGAGCtctgattttatgtttttaatataaatagtatgTGCATATTTCGATAGGTATTTTCAACTTGAGAGTTGTCGATGTGAGCGGTTTTGAGGTTTCTCTATGGTTTGTCATTGATGTAGTTATGATTATCATGTAAATGCAGTGACCTAACTGTAGATCCTTATAGGTTttctattgatattttttaatacattgtTGTAGAATATAATTCGTATCTGTTCTTGAAACTAATTTTACTTGTCATGCTTCTATTTCAACAACCATCCAACTTCTGATTTTGCATGCTACGCTTTCCTTTGCATGAAGTTGTTTGCCGGCTTTCTGAATTCCACAATTGCTATGCAAATTCTGGCGTTGTGTGATGTAACTGACTTGATACGTTTATTAAGCGTTCTTAATGAATTACAACGGTCTGTATCTGTGATATTTGAGAATGGTTTTTCTAATATTGTTAAATGGTTTTCCAGGATTTTGTTAATTCTGCAGCTCCGAAATATAGATATACAAATAATCAGGCTGTAGAGGAGAATGGCAGAATCTATATCAAGCTTTTGGGGTCCAGTCACATCCACCAAAGAGTGTTGTGAAATGAACTATGCTTATTCATCTTACATTGCTGAATTTTATAACACAATATCCAACATTCCGACAATACTTTTGGCTTTGATCGGTCTTATAAATGCCTTAAGACAGCGGTTTGAGAAAAGATTTAGTGTTCTTCATGTATCAAACATGACACTCGCCTTTGGAAGCATGTTGTACCATGCCACACTGCAGCGTGTGTAAGTGTttccatcatttttttttatattttttttattttttattttttatgttagattTCATTTTGTTTCAAGTCATTTGCGTGATACAAAATGAGGTTGGCATTTTATTGAACCACAAGTATGGATGTCTGATGGTGATTTGCACAATTTCATCCACTCCATGGTGGGTGCTGTTGCCATTACAGCTATTTGATAATACTGGAATACTCAAGAGCCCACTCTGTccttttttgttattaatgaCTAATTTCAACGAAATGCATGTTACTACATATATTGTTAGCATGCCAGTCTCATCCTTGAAGGTTTTGTGACCGTCAATTTCAAGAATGCAAAGATAATAACTAATTGTGTGTTATGTGATTGACttatttgagtcaatttttttattactaactATTGTGTGTTTGGATATGTGGATGAAAGTTTGCACTCTTTTTTTGTTGCCTGGAGTTGGAGGAAGGGAATAATTTCCGCTGGGGGTACTTGAGTGCTGAATATGTATCTGTGCTATAAGCATGGTTGAACCATTTTGGTTAAGTAACAATAAGGGTAGGGTTTATAACATGGTCTAAGCTGGGTTATCAATCCCCATCGTTGATTGTTGTAtggttttatttatatacaaaagGGTAGCAGCCCCCATTGTGTTGTGTGTACTCATGATAATGTGACTTACTGTTATATATGTGTCTGTGTATAAATGAGATAACTAGTCCTGAAACTATGTTTCAGTTGCAGTTTAGTCcttcatttatttatgtatttgagTTAGTTTTTAATTTCACAAAGCCAGTCATTCCAAAGGACTAAAGTGAGATACGAGAAGGATAAGTGTCTCATGAATTTAGATGTCTGACGTACACACTAAAATAATTCAAGTTCTAGGTGGTTAATCATTCCAGGGACCTGTTGCCTATCTATTCACCTAAAAACCACGCTTTTGCTGATATATTCATGAGGGTTCCCTAGGTATTAATCTTTGGTGACATTTTTCTCCTATTGAACAAGTACTACTAGGTTTGAATTTTTGTGTCTTTTAAAAATCGTTTGCTTAATTATGTAGTTTGTTTGTCAATAATTCCATGTCTGTCTGTTTTGGATGAATATTTATTGTTCAGATGTTGCGCTTTAATTCAGGCAACAGCAAAGTGATGAAACTCCTATGGTATGGGAGGTGCTGCTGTACATGTACATCCTCTACTCTCCAGATTGGCATTATCGCAGTACAATGCCCATCTTCCTCTTCGTCTATGGTGCCCTTTTTGCCGCTGCTCATTCAGTGTTTCATTTTGGTATTGGCTTCAAAGTGCATTATATCATTCTCATTCTTCTCTGCATTCCAAGAATGTACAAGTATTATATTCACACTCAAGATGCTTCTGCCAAGCGGCTTGCAAAGCTGTTTTTAGTTACTTTTGTATTCGGCAGTTTGTTTGGGTTCTGTGATCGAATTTTCTGCAAGGAGATTTCCAGTTGGCCTATTAACCCTCAGGGTCATGCGTTGTGGCATGTATTTATGGGCTTCAATTCCTACTTCGCCAACACATTCTTGATGTTTTGCCGGGCTCAACAGCGTGGGTGGTCTCCAAAAGTTCTTCATTTAATGGGTGTATTACCTTACGTGAAGATTGAGAAACCAAAAAGCCAGTGACAGAAATttgtggaagaagaaggaagtcTCTTTCTGATGATACTTTTTGGCAATATAAGTTGTTAGAAAACCTTGTGTCCTTCtagccttttttttttttcctttttcagttTTGTGGTTTAGATTGGCTTGAAAATGATGattgattatttatatatttcgaTGTAGAACTAGGACATGTACCATAATTATCCCTCGGGTACTTTCTTGAGCCTAGACCTTAGCTTTAAAATTGTTATGACAACCAAAAGACATAATTTTGCTACACTGGTGGTTGTTGGGTTCCCAGTTGAATCAATCCCCACATTCTACATGTAATGTCTTGTGTAACCCTACACGTTCATTTGAGTATATTACTAACTTGTTTTTGAGCGCTTTTAAATGTCATGCACTGTTTGCTGTTGCTTCTCACAAGATACCTTAGAAAGTTGTTGGCTGTTATGTCTAatcaataatttgttatttaataacTGACTTGAATTCCTCTTTTTAAATGAACTAATCTATAATCCAAATTAATACCTGACCTATGTCGATGGTATTTGCTTATTTGCTGAAGTAAAATGTCCATGTGATATAGAAAGataatttttatctatttcaaCGGTAATATGAATATGGTCACCAGGCAAGAGAGGCAAGTATCTACACTTTTCTCTCTACCTTTACAGGAGATGCATCTTCACTCTGAAGTGATTGGTGAGAAGTTGAAGCTTCTTCCTCTTTCAGCAAAGCCCAGTCTAGCTATTGGAAGGTTCAAAACTTTTTGTTTCTCCATCTACACATACTGATTGTTTACGTTCTGTTCTCCATACTTGGCAGTTTGTCCAGACAAGATGCTACCTGtttctcaattttataaatgttactGTCTAAGAACAGAaagttgttataattatttgtcCAACAGAAAGTTgttacatttaataattatttgttgtcattttattttccaatcttaaatatatttttgataattTCATAGAAGAGGGAGAAATCAATGTGGTACATTTTCATTTCAGTctccaaaatttaatttattttcaagcaagtaatttatttatttgttagaTTTATATACTATATCTTGTAAAATCTTTACAATTCATTTATgttaatacatttatataaacGCAGGTTTTGCTTATAATGTATactaaattatgttaatatcCTAACAATTTAAATTAGATGGTAGTTTGTTGCAGAACTGTGTGGATCTTAATTCCCTATATTACATTAAGTTTTTGGTTTAGTAAAGTATACATCTAGAAAATAATATGAATGATCCAAGAAATTTATGCGAACTAAATAAGTTAAAGCATAATGGCAATATGTCCAAAAAAAAGAGTGAAAGGGATTAAAATGAAACAGccatttctataatttttaccACCAAATTTTGTCCGGACAGAAGTCTTCTAACTTCATAAGTGGGGGATTAACCAAGACACTGTCTTGTATTTCTGAAGATAAACAATAGGAACTAACGTTTATGTTGTCCCATATACCAATCATAGAATCAGTTTAGGAATTGGAGccataaaaaaatgaagtcGAATTCCAAGAATCAAGATTTGAACACTGATAATAACCAGGAAGCAACTATGATCGTCAAGATCCATTTCTTTCTTTGGCTCTTTCCGTCTCATTTACCCTTTATAAACTCTCAAAATACTGAATCAGTTCACTAATCTCAATATGTTCCGTTCCCCATAGGTTCTCTTTTTGTAGATTCATTCTGCTGATTTTCCCATTACAATGGGTGCTAAACTCTGTATTATCTGTTACGAAAATAGCAAAGCATGCCCCAGAGATGGCAGTGATTTCAAGAATGAGAGAAAGCAAAGAGGGTTTTGCAGGATCTTGAAAAGAATGGAGGTGGAGAGAGATGAGAAGAAGGTTCGAAATCTGACTCTAGAAGATTGGATAATAGCTTCTCCTGGTCTGAAGCCAGGCGAAGGGTCTTTTTCTTCTAAGAATTTTCAGAAAAAGGTTCATCCTTGTGTGAGTCAACGCAGAGGATCATTGTTAACTGAAACCAAAGACAGTTTATGCTTGGACAGACCCATGAAGCATGATGAAGAAGGTGGAGAAATGTTAAGCTCGACATCCTTAAATGTGAAATCAGAGAGAAGAGTGAGGTTTAAGCTGCCTCATACTGTCATATATTACTCACTAGATGAGCCTTGTTCGCCAGAAGAGACTTATTATAGCAGTCAAATTGATGAAGGGTCGTTTTATTCATCAATCTGCAGAGAATACTCATTCAACTCTTCTGCTGAAGAACCCTTTCTCAGACTCGCAGTGGATATTCTTCCTCTTGTCTCAGTCTCttccaaaatttaaataagttctTCAAGGAAAAAAATGGAATACACATACTCATTAGTCACTTTCTCACAAGGGATGAATTAATGGcacaatttctttcttttttgttgagAGTGAAATAATTTTGTCCATTTATTCAAGTAATGGTGTGTGTAATGAATTTTAAGAACATGTTTTTAAGTGTGGTACAGTTCCCCTTATTATGTTTTAGTGATTTAGAAAATTGGTTGAGTAGAATCGATAGTGATTAATTTGTATTtagatgtttttatttttaaatatactaagactaaaatttaatatagttCTTATTAATTTGACacaaaaattgtttaaaatcatttcaattaaaaatctGTTATGGATCTAAAACTATAAttgtttaaaagtgtcaataaTATCTCCCATCGCAAATGGTAGAAATCATcatttaaaaaagtgtcaataATATCTCCCATCGCAAATGGTTGGCTATTGCTTCCTGCATCCTATcatttttcttcctgcacctttttcttcctgcaccttcATCCCTTGCTGTGCAGCTTCAGTGGCATCTTGTTCCAAGCCTTTCCTGTTGAGTAGTTTAAATTGCAACTGTAATAACGGTCATGTAGATTTGACCAATTCCACTTTGCCTTTTGTATATATACCAGACTGTACCATTCTcacttaagttttttttaatgaaatacaGTTTCTTCACTTTCAAATTCATACGCTCATTCCCTCTACCATAACTCTGTATTCTCACACACATTGCTATTAGCAGTAACAGACTAACAGTGGTATTCAGAGCTTTCGTTTCGATTCGGGACATTCGCAGAATCTTTGGTGACGATCAAAGAGTGGTGCGATGGCAAACATGGTTCACAGCAATCTTCCAGTCTTCGATGGAAAAGACTATGATGACTGGTGCGTTAAGATGGCGGCGATTCTAGGGTATCAAGAGGTTGATGAAGTCGTGAAACAGGGAgttaaagaaatgaaagaagacGATACAGCAGCAGCGAAGAAACTTCAAAAGGAAGAACGTCGCCTGGATTGCAAAGCCAGAATGCTTCTTCATCAATGCGTTTCTCCAACCATTTTTCAAAAGATCTCTAAAGCGTCCACTGCCAAGGAAGCCTGGGATATTCTCCAAGAAGGTTATGGGAATACGGGAAAAGTAAAAAAGGTGCGACTACAAGCGTTACAACGTCAATATGAACTTCTGGGCATGGGGACGGAAGAAACCGTGATAGAATACATGGGCAGAATCCAGAATCTCATCAATGATATGAGGGCCTGCGGAAAAATTGTTAAGGatagaaaattaattgaaaaagttTTGTGTACTCTAACCCCGCAGTATGATCACATTGTAATCACCATTGAAGAGTGTAAAGACCTCGACTCGTTGAAAATAGAAGAATTACAGAATTCGCTCGTCGCACATGAACAGAGACTGCTTGAAAGAAAGAATGCTGAGAAAGCAGCTGCGATACAAGCAACGGAGCAAGCTCTTCAAGCAAGAACGAAGCAAAACTACAAGAACCGAGGTAGAGGCCGAGGAAGATCGAGAGGTAGaggtggacgaaatggaggaagaaatACAACATACTCAGAACATAATGATGAAGAAAACGGAGAAGATGGAGGTAGCAGAGGTGGTAGATGTCCGAGAGGTAGAGGTAGGAAAGGCACAGATAAACGGAACATACAGTGTTACATTTGCAAGAAGTATGGTCACTATTCTTATGATTGCTGGCACAACGAATCAACCACGAAGGGTAAAAGTGATGATACTGCAAATCTGGCACAGGATGCCCATGACTGTGAATCAGAATTAGTGGTATTAATGGGTGTTGCAAGTGAAATTAGAAAAATGGACAAAGATTCGATGTCAAAGGACATGTGCTGGAAGAATGTGGATTACACGTTACCTATGGACAACACGACACGTTTGACAGACAGTGGAGAAATAAAGGACAGCTGTTGTCAATCAGGTACACATAATGAATGTATTAAATTTGTGTCACATGCAGGTGAGAGACAACATGCAGatgcaaaaataaaagaaagacgCGTTATGTTGACAAACTACAATCAAGAACATGTGGAGAATGATCAGAGTTGGTATCTTGACACGGGATGCTCCAACCATATGACTGGAAGAAGAGATTGGCTGGTTGAATTAGATTCAAGTAAGAAAAGCAAGATAAGGTTTGCAGATGACAGCATGGTGATGGCAGAAGGAGTGGGAAAATTCTTGCTCACATGCAAGAATGGAGAGACTGCCTATATGGATGAAGTGCTATTTGTTCCCAGTATGAAGAGCAACTTATTGAGCCTTGGACAGCTTCTTGAGAAAGGTTACTCCATGATCATGCGTGACAATTCAAtagaagtgtttgataaaaaagaTCGCCTAATAATCAAGGCTCCAATTGCTAAGAACAGAACCTTCAAGGTCAATCTAAATGCTTCTACCATACAATGCTTATCATCTATGAGTATTGAAGATGAAAGTTGGAAATGGCACTACAGACTAGGGTACTTAAACTTTCGAAGTTTAAGCCTGTTAAACAGCAAAGATTTAGTAAAAGGAATTCCTCTGATTACTGTTCCAGAGAAACTGTGTGAAGAGTGCATTCTGGGCAAACAAACCAGGTCAAGGTTCGGGAAATCTGCTCCAAAACGTGCCAAACAGCCGCTTGAAATCGTGCATGCAGATGTTTGTGGTCCATTCGAGACAACTACATATGGaggtaataaatattttctcctttttgttgaTGAATGGACAAGAAGATTATGGGTATATttgctaaaagaaaaaaaagaagtttactcatattttgttaaattctGTGCATTTGTTGAGCGACAATCTGCCCTACAAGTCAAGATACTTCGGACTGATGGAGGTGGAGAATTCAACTCAGGCGAGATGAACAGGTTTTGTGAAGGAAAGGGAATTAATCATGAAGTCACAGCACCCTACACCCCACAACACAATGGTTTAGCCGAAAGGAGAAACATAACTCTAGTTGAGATGACAAGATGCTTGCTAAAAGGAAAGAATCTACCACACAATCTCTGGGGAGAAGCTGTTGTTACAGCAGCCTACTTGTTGAATAGGTGCCCAACCACGACTTTGATAGACTCTACTCCTGAAGAGGCATGGACTGGAGTCAAGCCATCAATAAAACATCTGAGAATATTTGGATCAATCTGTCATAAGCACATTCTagatgagaagagaagaaaattagAAGACAAGAGTGAAGCTTTAATACTAGTTGGATATCACAACACAAGTGCCTACAGGATGTACAACCCGAGAAAAAAGGTGATTGTAATCAATAGGGATGTTATTGTTGATGAATCAGCAACCTATAATTGGCAGGAATTGGAATCAACTTCAAGTTCTAACAGAATAGTTCCCAGCTGGTTAGAAGATAGGAGACCTGAGGCTGGTGATCAGATGGCTACAAATGAAGAAGTTGACAACATCAGGAAATCACAACGTACCAGATTTCCTTCCACAAGACTAATGAATCATGAGGTCTATACTGATAGAGAGATTACAGAAACAGGTGAGATTTTCCATGATGCCTTTCTTGTTGATACAGAGATACTTTCTTGGGAACAAGCTATCAGAGAAGagaaatggaaggaagctatGGTAGAAGAATTAAAGGCAATTGAGAAGAACGGCACATGGACGATGACAGAACTGCCTAGACACAAGCATCCGATAGAAGTCAAATGGGTAttcaaaactaaactaaaaccaGATGGAAGCATATCCAAGCTAAAAGCGAGATTAGTTGCAAAAGGCTTTCTCCAAAAGCCTGGAGTGGATTTTACAGACGTATTTGCACCAATAGCAAGGTTAGAGACCGTAAGGCTTATGGTAGCTATAGCAAATGCAAAAGGCTGGGAAATCAGTCAGATGAACGTGAAGTCAGCCTTCTTAAATGGCCCGTTGGAAGAGGAAGTATATGTGACACAGCCTCCTGGATTTATCAAAAAGGGTGAAGAAGCTAAAGTGTTCAAACTCAACAAGGCGTTATATGGGCTAAGACAAGCACCACGAGCCTGGAACACACACATTAATTCCTGGATGATAAAGAATGGATTCAAGAAATGCAGGGTTGAGTTTGGAGTCTACTCAAAACAGGTTAGTAACAATGGCATTGTATTAATCTGTTTGTATGTAGATGATCTATTAATAACAGGTaataatgaagaagaaatcaatgagTTCAAAGCAAGGATGAAAGAAGACTTTGAGATGACTGATCTCAGAAGTCTAGGTTATTTTCTTGGGCTGGAATTCTCACGTGTAGATGGTGGAATCCTGGTGCATCAAAAGAAGTATGTAAGTGATATTTTGAAGCGGTTTGGCATGGAGAATTGCAACAGCACATGTACACCCATAATGGCCAACACAAAACTGACACTGCAAGCAGAGGATGAAAGAGTTGACGCAACCTTGTATAAGCAGATCGTGGGCTCACTCAGGTATGTATGCAACAGTAGACCTGATATTTCTTACGGTGTTGGATTGATTAGCAGGTATATGGGAGATCCGAGACAATCACATCTCAGTGCTGCCAAACACATATTAAGATACCTAAAGGGAACAACAGATTATGGTCTATTTTATCCAAAGAAACACAATGAAATGAATGAAGTTCTGGAAGCATGGAGTGACTCTGATTGGTCTGGAGATCAGCTTGACAGAAAAAGCACTTTCGGATATGTACTCAAGTTCATGGAGGCTACATTTAGTTGGTGCTCGAAGAAGCAAAACATTGTTGCACTGTCTTCATGCGAGGCCGAATATGTGGCTGCTTCAGAAACCGCATGTCAGTGTGCTTGGATTGAAGCGATGCTTGATGAACTGATGATCAATTATTGCAAACCAGTGAAGCTCATGATAGACAACAAATCTTCAATCAGCCTTGCCAGAAATCCTGTGGCACATGGACGCAGCAAACACATAGAAACACGGTATCACTACTTGAGAGAGCAAGTTGATAAGAAGAAACTTGATCTTCTACATTGCCCAACTGAGGATCAAGCTGCTGATATTTTTACCAAAGCACTTCGCCAAAACAGATTTCAGAAATTGAGAGAACACCTTGGAATTAGATCTTTCAACAGTTTCACTTTAGGAGGGGTGTGTTGAGTAGTTTAAATTGCAACTGTAATAACGGTCATGTAGATTTGACCAATTCCACTTTGCCTTTTGTATATATACCAGACTGTACCATTCTcacttaagttttttttaatgaaatacaGTTTCTTCACTTTCAAATTCATACGCTCATTCCCTCTACCATAACTCTGTATTCTCACACACATTGCTATTAGCAGTAACAGACTAACATTTCCTAGATGCATTTCCGGCACAGGATAAGAGTCCAGAGTTAGTCCGCAAATATCACCGGAAGGGGTATTTCCGGAATGATTTAAATGGGAAAATGATTTGAAAGGGTTCTGAAATAAAACTTTCTGGAATATGAGATGCATTcctaattaattttgttttagacTTTGTGAACTCTTACAAATGGAATTCGtgggatttttttttggaatggtAAGAACCGAAAACAGCGCTGTAACTTTTTAGAACATCTCAGAATTATAAAAAGATGGAAAAACACTAACACTCTAAGAGAAAGCCTCGTAATGTCACAGTGTCGTTCCTTCTAATGTGCGGGAGAGGAAAACATTCGTGAacttcattcataaaaaaaaggaaaatgatatgTCGACAACGAATTTTTGCCAACAATTTGACAACGCCAGATGGTGTCTTTGCATtggtcaaatttaataaaaagaaaatagagataAGTCATCAGACTAAGGgcaaaattgaaagaaaaatttacaaGTTTAACATTTTTGGTTTTGCGGTTTTCGTTTTTTCTCTCTCACCTCTACACTTCTTTCATCCCTTTTATCTTCTCTCTCGATCTAACCTCTATCTTCTCTGTCGTTCTAACCCTATTCTTGTATCTTTTTTCTGATTCGAAGTTTGGTGGCGGTTTTGGTGTCatgaatttaattctttttacgtTATGTGTGTTATAATGAATAAAGGTGttatattgaaaaaagaacgcagaatattaataagtatttaaaatgtaGGCAATGGTTTCAGAAATGAATATAAGTTGTGGAATTTGTTGACCAAAAAACCATACAAGTGAATTTAAGGGTCATTACTGGTTGGGAGGTTATGTTTggtgaccccaagaagtggGGAAGAAGCCATTCTTACTGAGGGGACCAAGTTGGACAAGTGCAAAGCTAATCTGCAGAAAAAACATTgtcgtaatcgtttacagtggcctcgtaaacgattacacgagagaaatcactgttttgtacagaaagttgaactgaagtagtcagttaTGGTGTCCTGGATGATCATTGGCAAAAACTGTTAATTTAAAGCACAAATCCACTTGTATTTACTTGGTGTTGGTGTTTGACTGGTGGTAGAGGGTGGTAGGTGATGGGAggtgaccccaagaagtggGAAGAAGCCATTCTTACTGAAGGGACCAAGTTGGACAAGTGTAGAGCTAATCTGCAGAAAAAACACTATGGTAATCGTTTATagggtccttgtaatcgattacaatagcAAAAGAGGCCTAAACTTGATTACCATgacataatttgaaaggtctttgagtatagattccaacaaaacaagaatcaactcatttggaattcggtggagaaagttatgagcaaaagaacaagcaaaggtcagagttggcaaaaatatatgaaacgctaacttgaaagaataaactgtaccaactcagatgtctaaaaattacaaattagtagtcattggaaagatttttgagtctagtttctaataaaaaaagaatcacatcatttggaggtcggtgggaaaagttatcagtaaaatagccagcaaagatcaaagttgacagcatgttatctcacccaagttgatcatctcataaacattgttttttcctccatcatggggtgccaaaacatcacttctcaCCCTATACTCACACttaacaacaaaatcaagtgaaaaccatgagatttatgccaaaaaattaaaaattttgactatggtcacctaggttaccacaactgactcctcccgtacaagtttctgtacaaatcctgaattttgttcgtgtaatcgtttacccaATATTTGTAAGCGATTACAGGTGTATTTTTGggtgcagaagtttcaagacttcatctaagttgttcatcttataaacattgttcctttcctcaatcatggggtgcccaaacatgactttccagcctctactcacacttaaacactaaaatcaagtgaaaaccaatggatttatgccaaaaaattaaaaattttgactatggtcacgtAGGTTACCACAGCTGACTCctccagtacaagtttctgtacaaatcttGGATTTtattcgtgtaatcgtttacagtgtccttgtaatcgattacagtgtcaaaaaaggtgtaaacttgatttctaaggcataatttgaaaggtctttgagtctagattccaacaaaacaagaatcaactcatttgaagttcggtgaagaaagttatgagcaaaagaacaagcaaaggttaGAGTTGACaagaatatatgaaacgctaacttgaaagaataaactgtaccaactcagatgtccaaaaattacaaattagtagtcattggaaagatttttgagtctagtttcccataaaaaagaatcacatcatttggaggtcggtgggaaaagttatcagtaaaatagctagcaaaggtcaaagttgacaggatgttatctcacccaagttgctcatctcataaacattgtttctttcctccatcatggggtgccaaaacatcacttctcaccctatactcacacttaaaca contains:
- the LOC108327685 gene encoding alkaline ceramidase codes for the protein MAESISSFWGPVTSTKECCEMNYAYSSYIAEFYNTISNIPTILLALIGLINALRQRFEKRFSVLHVSNMTLAFGSMLYHATLQRVQQQSDETPMVWEVLLYMYILYSPDWHYRSTMPIFLFVYGALFAAAHSVFHFGIGFKVHYIILILLCIPRMYKYYIHTQDASAKRLAKLFLVTFVFGSLFGFCDRIFCKEISSWPINPQGHALWHVFMGFNSYFANTFLMFCRAQQRGWSPKVLHLMGVLPYVKIEKPKSQ
- the LOC128194987 gene encoding uncharacterized protein LOC128194987 isoform X1, producing the protein MNMVTRQERQVSTLFSLPLQEMHLHSEVIGEKLKLLPLSAKPSLAIGSKACPRDGSDFKNERKQRGFCRILKRMEVERDEKKVRNLTLEDWIIASPGLKPGEGSFSSKNFQKKVHPCVSQRRGSLLTETKDSLCLDRPMKHDEEGGEMLSSTSLNVKSERRVRFKLPHTVIYYSLDEPCSPEETYYSSQIDEGSFYSSICREYSFNSSAEEPFLRLAVDILPLVSVSSKI
- the LOC128194987 gene encoding uncharacterized protein LOC128194987 isoform X2, which translates into the protein MGAKLCIICYENSKACPRDGSDFKNERKQRGFCRILKRMEVERDEKKVRNLTLEDWIIASPGLKPGEGSFSSKNFQKKVHPCVSQRRGSLLTETKDSLCLDRPMKHDEEGGEMLSSTSLNVKSERRVRFKLPHTVIYYSLDEPCSPEETYYSSQIDEGSFYSSICREYSFNSSAEEPFLRLAVDILPLVSVSSKI